In the genome of Marinomonas algicola, the window ACAATGGCCTCAGGAACCTCTTTACGTAACGCGGTAATTGCCTCTAAAGCGGCGTCTGTACGCAACGTCACTTCCAATACTGGAACCCCTCCAGCCACTAACGCCTTTCCCAGTTGAACTGCTTCATCAACACTGTCTACCACAATCACAGGAACAACGGCTGTCGCGGTCATTACCTGTTCAGAAGTTAAATAAGTCGCCATATCATGATCCTAATAAGATGAGTTTGAGTGTTTAATAATCATGCCAATTTCTACCGTCTTTTATTGGCAGTGCCATCGATGCCGCAGGACCCCAAGAACCAGAAGCATACTCTTTTGGACGCTCGCTGGTTTGTCTCCAAGCCTCCATAATGCCATCCACCCATTTCCATGCGGCCTCTACTTCGTCGTAACGCATAAACAAAGTGGCATCATTGCGCATTACATCCAATAGCAAACGCTCATAAGCCTCTGGGCTACGCTTATTATTAAACGCTTCCGTTAGACTCAAGTTTAAATCTACAGGCTGAAGATTCATACCTTCACTTGCACCTGGCACCTTATTCATCACTGTTAAGGAAATTTTTTCTTCAGGTTGAAGACGAATAATTAGCTGATTTCTTTGTAGCTGACGGTTACTCTCATCACTAAAAATACTGTGTGGTACAGCTTTATACTGAATCACAATTTCAGAATAACGCTGCCCCAAACGCTTTCCTGTTCTTAAATAAAAGGGTACACCAGCCCAACGCCAGTTATCAATATCCGCTCTCAATGCGACAAAGGTCTCTGTACGGGACTCCGGTACACTGCCTTCTTCATCGAAGTATCCTTGTACCGATTTACCGTTAACAACACCTTTTGCATATTGACCACGTACCGTTTTGTTATAGGCATTGGCTCCAGAAATGGGTCTTAATGCTTTTAATACCTTAATTTTTTCATCACGAACCGAATCAGAATCCATTCGGCTAGGAGGCTCCATCGCCACTAAGCACAACAGTTGAATGAGGTGGTTTTGCACCATGTCTCGCAAAGCGCCAGCTTTATCGTAATAACCCCAGCGGCCTTCAACGCCAACCGTTTCCGAAACCGTAATTTGAATATTATCAATATGAGCACTGTCCCATAAAGGCTCAAACAAAGTATTGCCAAAACGAATAGCGAGTAGGTTTTGTACCGTTTCTTTACCTAAATAATGGTCAATACGGAACACTTGCGGCTCACTGAAATTCTGCATTACTTCAGTATTGATCGCTCTTGAAGAAATTAAATCCCTTCCAAGCGGCTTCTCTAATACCACACGCATACGTTCTTGATTCAAGCCATGCGTGGCCAAAGATGAACAAATTGAGCCAAATAAATCCGGTGATGTCGCCAAATAAAACACCACATCGCGATCACTATCGCCTACACCCTTATCATTAAATCGGGCAAAATCAGATGATTCCTGAGCATCAACAGAGACATAATTTAAGCGCTCTTTGAATCGAGACCAAGTCTCTTCATCATTAATACTTGAAGGAACGAACTCATCCAAGGCAGAACGAACTTTTATTTGATACTCTTCATCTGATATATCACGTCGAGATGCCCCAATAATTCTCGTAGTAGGAGCCAACAACCCATCCATATCAAGGTGATATAAAGCTGGCAACAATTTACGCATGGCCAAATCACCGCCACCCCCAAAAATTACTACGTCGCAGGCTTTCAAACTGGACTTATTCATTATGTTCTCCAAAAAATTAAGCGTTTACGACAACCCTATTCTTTCTATGACGGCTCAGCAGCCAAATAAGAGGCATAATTTGCGCACCCTATCAAACCTGGGTGCTCAGCCGTTACCACAAAGGTAGGTATTTTACCGACAAAATCAGACATACGCCCTTTATCTCTCATTGCTTGACGAAATCCGCTGAAGCCAAATAGCTCTATATACCTTGGGATAATACCCCCTACAATAAATACACCACCTCGTGATTCAACAGACAAAACCAAATCACCAACAACACGGCCTAGGTACACAAAAAACTGCTCTAATGCCGCCAGAGCAAGAGGGTCTTCTTTTTTACTCGCCTCCCCGATTTCTTCTGCGGTTAAGCGGATGTTTTGGCCATTTTGTTTCGCTAAAGCCTCATAAATATTTTCTAGCCCCATCCCGGATAGCACTCTTTCTGCCGATACTCGACGATGACGTTTGCGTAAAAAGTTCAAAATAAAATCTTCTTGAGGAGTGCAACTTGCCACATCAACATGCCCACCCTCTCCAGGTAAAACAATGTTCGCGTTTTGTTGCGGTACAACACAGGCCACTCCTAAACCAGTGCCCGGCCCAATAACCCAAGCAGGTGCACTTTTATCGATATCATCACCTGTGCCTACCTGAATATAATCTTTAGGCGTTAGCACTTCCATTGCATGTCCCATCGCATCGTAGTCATTCAAGAGAGCAACCCGCCTGTTTGCACCAAAGAAAGAGTCAACCTCTTCTTTAGTAAAGGTCCATGGGTTATTTGAAAACTGAATCACTTTTTGATTAACAGGCCCTGCGATCGCCAATACAACCACTGATATTTCACTTTCGGACAAAGAGGCGGTTGCTAAATATTTTGCCGCGGCCTCAAAAAAAGAAGCAAACTCTTTACAAGCAAACACGACAATTTCTTGGGGCTGATAGGTATTTAAGGGGACAAGTGCAAAACGGGCATTAGTTCCGCCTAAATCCGCAAGTAATGCATGGGACATAATAAGACCTTGAATAATTTAATGAAATTTTACAACAAACAAGACACCAAAAACACTCTTAATTTCTCTTTAAGGCGTATTTTTGTAATAAAATTACAGTCATCGTATTTTATTTAAAAATTTAAGAACTTTGGTAGGAACACTTCTTTTTCTATTATTTTTATAACTATAGAGGCGTTCGTCAGCCAGTTTCAGCAGTTGCTTATATGAACCAGGGTTATCTGAGTTCACACTGGCACCACCAAAACTAATGGTAATAGGAACCAGGTTTGTTTTGTAGCGTAGAGGATTAGACTGTAAATAATCGTGCAAGGTATTAGCGACCTCCAAAGCATGCTCTATGCTTTTACCGGGCAAAACAAAAACGAATTCATCACCAGCAAAGCGAAAGGCTAAGCCTTGCTTTTGCACGTACTTTAACATTCTTCTAGCAATGTACTCCAAAACTTCATCGCCGCAGTTGTGCCCTAATGTATCGTTAATGGCCTTAAAAGCATCACAATCGATAAAAACAGCGGTCAGGTCACGACCCGTTTGCTTAGAACGCGTAAACTCCCTTTCTAGCATCAGCTCTAGTTGACGACGATTAAGTAAGCCGGTAAGAGAGTCACGCGTTGCTAAATATTCTAATTTTTCCCTTGCGGTAACATTACTTAGGCAAATAGAGATTTTAATCGCTAATTGATCAAGTAAAAACGTATCTTTTGTTGCCGGATTGTAACGATCAACATTCGCATCGGCCTGACAAAACAATCCAACCAAAGCACCTTCGATAGTTAAAGGAGAGATGGCTACAGAGCTAACGATATCGCGGTAAGAAGCAGGAATAATTTCCCTACACGCTTGAATATTTTCATTAATAAGAACGGTTTTATTACCCGCTTTGATGATGTCAATCATGGCACTTCGTCGAGTAAATAAGACCCTATCCTTTAGGTCTGTGGTTTTTTCTAAACTTTCTATTAAATGAGACAAGGGTGCTTCATTAATTAAATTAACCCATACATAAGGTACATTAAATTGCTTTTGCACTTCTTTCGTCAACGTTGAAACAAACTGATCACAGCGCCCAATAGATAGAATACAACGCTCAATTTCAAAAAACTTAAGCGCAATACGCTCATTCTCTCTCACGTTTTCTATCAATTGCTGTATATCATGCATGTATTTAAATCCACGGTTACGAAAGGTAGAAATTGAAACGATCGCATCTACATTAGCGATGATCTTACATCGCTATTACCAGCCCATCTATCATTTATAGACTACATAATGCCTAAAAGCAGTAAAACCTTCCACTGTCATTCACTTAAAAAGTATGACACTTATTAAAGCATAATTTTCATACAAAGCCTGTTAATACTATTCGTTCAATTACGCTCTATGCGAATCTAATCACTCACGTCGAAAACATTAAAGAAATTAGCGGTTTACTCGATAACATAGTTATATCAATTAATTATGTTGGCCCAATGGATATTAGAAACATTGTCGAAACCCAGATAACCCATTCTACCCAAAAGGGTAAAGCGGTATCTGGCAACCCGCAATTTGCTCTATTAATGAGTCTTTTTTCACAACCTGGGCCGACGTTACAAAACACACCTGACAACTTATCTCATCACGAGGTTCATGCCATTAACAGACCGATTCGTTTCTCACACACTATCACCTCTAACCCCAGTGCAAATATTGCGTTACTAAAAGCCTTAGGGGAAGAACCCTTAGCTCAAGGTTTGAGTGAAGCTTACGATGCGGTTAAAAGCATTGAATCATTGCTACCGCCAACTCAAGCCTAAAAATAGCTTATTTATACGTTAATTCACATTCATTAAATAATGTATTCCATGCAAGAGCATGCCTTTTAGACGCCGTTTGATATTTCACCCATACAGAGTTTTTTTCAGTCATTGACCACTGACCAAGAAAGCGATTAAAAGCAACGGGTAAGGGTTGAGTTTTATTTCTAAGCTCATCTAATACGGGTAAAACATTGAATGCGACGGCATTTATTCTAGCAATGTAAGGCTGTATTTTTTCAATATAGTGAACTTTAAATTGCTGTTTTAAGAAGAGGATGGGCTTATCGCAGAACGTATCATCGGTGTTAATCTCTTCTAATGAAGTAGATATAA includes:
- a CDS encoding GGDEF domain-containing protein, whose translation is MHDIQQLIENVRENERIALKFFEIERCILSIGRCDQFVSTLTKEVQKQFNVPYVWVNLINEAPLSHLIESLEKTTDLKDRVLFTRRSAMIDIIKAGNKTVLINENIQACREIIPASYRDIVSSVAISPLTIEGALVGLFCQADANVDRYNPATKDTFLLDQLAIKISICLSNVTAREKLEYLATRDSLTGLLNRRQLELMLEREFTRSKQTGRDLTAVFIDCDAFKAINDTLGHNCGDEVLEYIARRMLKYVQKQGLAFRFAGDEFVFVLPGKSIEHALEVANTLHDYLQSNPLRYKTNLVPITISFGGASVNSDNPGSYKQLLKLADERLYSYKNNRKRSVPTKVLKFLNKIR
- the glk gene encoding glucokinase, with the protein product MSHALLADLGGTNARFALVPLNTYQPQEIVVFACKEFASFFEAAAKYLATASLSESEISVVVLAIAGPVNQKVIQFSNNPWTFTKEEVDSFFGANRRVALLNDYDAMGHAMEVLTPKDYIQVGTGDDIDKSAPAWVIGPGTGLGVACVVPQQNANIVLPGEGGHVDVASCTPQEDFILNFLRKRHRRVSAERVLSGMGLENIYEALAKQNGQNIRLTAEEIGEASKKEDPLALAALEQFFVYLGRVVGDLVLSVESRGGVFIVGGIIPRYIELFGFSGFRQAMRDKGRMSDFVGKIPTFVVTAEHPGLIGCANYASYLAAEPS
- the zwf gene encoding glucose-6-phosphate dehydrogenase; amino-acid sequence: MNKSSLKACDVVIFGGGGDLAMRKLLPALYHLDMDGLLAPTTRIIGASRRDISDEEYQIKVRSALDEFVPSSINDEETWSRFKERLNYVSVDAQESSDFARFNDKGVGDSDRDVVFYLATSPDLFGSICSSLATHGLNQERMRVVLEKPLGRDLISSRAINTEVMQNFSEPQVFRIDHYLGKETVQNLLAIRFGNTLFEPLWDSAHIDNIQITVSETVGVEGRWGYYDKAGALRDMVQNHLIQLLCLVAMEPPSRMDSDSVRDEKIKVLKALRPISGANAYNKTVRGQYAKGVVNGKSVQGYFDEEGSVPESRTETFVALRADIDNWRWAGVPFYLRTGKRLGQRYSEIVIQYKAVPHSIFSDESNRQLQRNQLIIRLQPEEKISLTVMNKVPGASEGMNLQPVDLNLSLTEAFNNKRSPEAYERLLLDVMRNDATLFMRYDEVEAAWKWVDGIMEAWRQTSERPKEYASGSWGPAASMALPIKDGRNWHDY